In Leishmania panamensis strain MHOM/PA/94/PSC-1 chromosome 6 sequence, the following proteins share a genomic window:
- a CDS encoding hypothetical protein (TriTrypDB/GeneDB-style sysID: LpmP.06.0360), protein MIPQRQKPGSQGKRYWQKKKSLYDEYLADSGDSEEVGADEEQGETFECEQYCVNMDVNILIQQTVQNIVQSVCLEDPDGFATFGDHELICFAAAVKHNSSIMSLQIRYLDVSDVSIIPLCRALHGHPSIRALDLSGTRGGEGTSKALRQLVCTNSKIIFMRLEDTMVNPKDAHVIEKATRYNSMACTDPNNNPFHLGLLRRISAMDEEEHKFHEQLHARPWLLGNGSFSPKRSKKTVLSTAASSHIGGEICAQFIQGRCPYGSRCKYIHPERTVALKNVVASSLYNRSEQYGEGDLVSTVLSTTAGSRQRLQSRLRPPAFMLKKVEQCERQEETHEMSMESPPVVDASFAQPLAHSWWMMSVTVVCCCVIIVTVL, encoded by the coding sequence ATGATACCCCAAAGGCAAAAGCCAGGCAGCCAGGGAAAAAGGTACTggcaaaaaaagaaaagcctTTATGATGAATACCTTGCTGACTCTGGGGACAGCGAAGAAGTGGGGGCTGATGAAGAGCAAGGTGAGACGTTCGAATGCGAGCAGTACTGTGTGAACATGGACGTAAACATTCTCATTCAGCAAACGGTGCAGAACATTGTTCAAAGTGTTTGTCTCGAGGACCCAGATGGATTTGCCACCTTTGGGGATCATGAGCTGATTTGTTTTGCGGCTGCGGTGAAACACAACAGCTCGATCATGTCTCTGCAAATTCGCTACTTGGACGTTTCTGATGTGTCCATCATTCCGCTTTGCAGGGCTCTCCATGGACACCCTAGTATTCGTGCTTTAGATCTTTCCGGGACTcggggtggagagggcacCAGCAAGGCGCTGCGACAGTTGGTGTGCACAAATTCGAAGATAATTTTTATGCGACTTGAAGACACCATGGTGAACCCAAAGGATGCACATGTTATTGAGAAAGCGACACGGTACAACTCAATGGCATGTACGGATCCCAACAACAATCCTTTTCACTTAGGGCTGCTAAGGCGAATCAGTGCGATGGATGAGGAAGAGCACAAGTTTCACGAGCAGCTTCATGCGCGCCCTTGGCTGCTTGGAAACGGATCGTTCAGTCCGAAGAGATCCAAAAAGACAGTTTTGAGCACGGCTGCATCATCTCATATTGGCGGCGAAATCTGTGCTCAATTCATTCAGGGAAGGTGTCCTTACGGCTCGCGATGCAAGTACATTCATCCTGAGCGTACCGTTGCTCTGAAGAACGTCGTTGCGTCCAGTCTCTACAACCGTTCAGAGCAATATGGAGAGGGTGACCTTGTCTCAACGGTCCTTTCAACTACAGCTGGGTCTCGGCAAAGGCTGCAGAGTCGTCTACGACCACCTGCATTTATgctgaagaaggtggagcaATGCGAGAGGCAGGAAGAGACTCATGAGATGTCTATGGAGTCTCCACCGGTGGTAGATGCTTCTTTTGCCCAACCCCTGGCTCATTCATGGTGGATGATGAGTGTCACTGtagtgtgctgctgtgtgatAATAGTTACAGTTTTATAA
- a CDS encoding hypothetical protein (TriTrypDB/GeneDB-style sysID: LpmP.06.0370), translated as MAYCTGPRVMRRLCDSEWFKAEFVDKEAVALNNDLAVSSDQCKSVGQARKHECAQLISSSFRPFIEKVLPLPANACDSDVAEYGGCWFWETYRHALFGENVLIHLGGSGISLAEDTLDAQVELRLKMCPKVPEGLPSQHREKVLLHGSAKLEVVYALALSVALHVAKQPLLEHGEGPQALVFCATKDQCEEFACALNQFCVSLHLIVHNLFEPYPPMPADKRAEVVVATPPLWESLVKFGQYTDHVRVSTASQSEGLEDLLLKVEGEGQLPPTYDLTRWRPYSLTHVAQLVIFDVELQVNMGFGHLLQHTLRLPHGPSPVLRKLEGSTAVGKLPLSCQLYAVAGGDRFAIEADAVRSLLEAVRSNGRLRFNQGTAELSLANPRLVLDSNEGRRAPLSHGIRKRQRTEDGLSGDNGQECSCKAHATASPRGNDMAFEGILIRSALSHARLLADFTAFTDFVSRVVEEASAFWESFESGICDDAASHGTPSAGSSPLTTGSNSNVKDTDRFPTSAVSASFLRCARVELALICASSTSPDSQSCLTASEAYRAQEVGVWVYPSPSSPVNLSSRLTLLFQHLNDRLNGELFDGSVVQCILGSDAARLPFTLTPMTASATDSEGSRLVQHHELFRYGPNFMQPALLCIARKSGDEAAAAIAARNAERLETLSVVEKLAAVTKGTEKSLGYVQRCCFLSTPSHAGQAASPSLPSTVAPSDVSTVLVVRHIAASRVALCGEEAITSSQVRPPGEMKPLALYLLEECCQYGRVLSYYAYETAPTTIVDTAEDRQEVGGSDVEGLAAQTVTAMEGEQPLVTAGQLTTASLFIEFASADAAVEAIRLFSRRFALQHQQLQSRGTPARLPRARLFTNRTYYEGVLQELSSQMLNDGTVDSGRSADDDDSRFGDLHISLLAE; from the coding sequence ATGGCTTACTGCACAGGACCACGTGTGATGCGGCGATTGTGTGACTCAGAGTGGTTCAAAGCAGAGTTTGTAGACAAGGAGGCTGTTGCCCTCAACAATGATCTCGCCGTGTCTAGCGACCAATGCAAAAGTGTGGGTCAAGCACGCAAACACGAGTGTGCCCAGCTCATCTCTTCATCATTTCGGCCGTTCATTGAGAAGGTGCTTCCTTTGCCAGCAAATGCATGTGACAGCGATGTGGCAGAGTATGGCGGGTGTTGGTTTTGGGAAACGTATCGGCACGCTCTGTTCGGTGAGAACGTACTTATTCATCTGGGTGGCTCTGGTATTTCATTGGCAGAAGACACACTCGACGCGCAAGTTGAGCTTCGATTGAAGATGTGCCCAAAGGTCCCCGAGGGTTTGCCATCCCAGCATCGCGAGAAGGTGTTGCTGCATGGGTCAGCAAAGCTGGAGGTCGTTTacgctctcgctctgtctGTTGCGCTGCATGTGGCAAAACAGCCCCTGCTAGAACACGGAGAAGGGCCTCAGGCGCTGGTCTTCTGCGCAACCAAGGATCAGTGCGAGGAGTTTGCGTGCGCTTTGAACCAGTTCTGCGTCTCGCTGCACCTGATCGTGCACAACCTCTTTGAACCCTATCCACCGATGCCGGCAGACAAGCGCGCTGAAGTTGTTGTTGCCACTCCGCCGTTATGGGAAAGCTTGGTAAAGTTTGGGCAGTACACCGATCACGTACGTGTGAGCACCGCATCACAGAGCGAAGGGTTGGAAGACCTACTTCTAAaggtggaaggagagggccAGCTTCCGCCAACGTACGATCTCACGCGATGGCGTCCTTATAGTCTTACgcacgtggcgcagctcgtcATCTTCGATGTAGAGTTGCAGGTAAATATGGGGTTTGGACATCTTCTGCAGCATACTCTCCGACTTCCACATGGGCCATCTCCTGTACTTCGCAAGTTGGAGGGTTCCACCGCCGTGGGCAAGTTGCCTCTCTCGTGTCAACTGTATGCCGTTGCAGGTGGCGACCGATTTGCCATCGAAGCGGATGCAGTGCGTTCACTGCTCGAAGCAGTCCGCTCCAATGGGCGACTCCGATTCAATCAAGGTACTGCAGAGCTTTCACTAGCTAACCCACGTCTTGTACTTGATTCCAACGAGGGCCGTCGCGCACCGCTCTCACACGGCATTCGCAAGCGACAACGGACAGAGGACGGCCTGAGTGGCGACAACGGGCAGGAGTGCTCCTGCAAAGCCCACGCTACCGCCTCACCGCGAGGCAACGACATGGCTTTCGAAGGCATTCTCATCCGCAGCGCTTTGTCGCACGCACGGCTCCTCGCGGACTTCACTGCGTTTACCGATTTTGTCAGTCGCGTGGTAGAGGAGGCCAGCGCGTTTTGGGAGAGCTTTGAGAGCGGCATCTGCGACGACGCGGCCTCGCACGGGACGCCGTCAGCAGGCTCGTCGCCCCTGACGACTggaagcaacagcaacgtgAAGGACACAGATCGCTTTCCTACCTCAGCCGTTTCCGCATCTTTTCTccggtgcgcgcgcgtggagCTGGCTCTCATTTGCGCTAGCTCAACCAGCCCTGATTCCCAATCATGTCTTACAGCGTCGGAGGCCTATCGTGCGCAGgaagtgggtgtgtgggtgtaccCTTCCCCGTCCTCTCCCGTAAATCTCTCATCGCGCCTGACGCTCTTGTTCCAGCACTTGAATGATCGATTGAACGGCGAATTGTTTGATGGCAGCGTTGTACAGTGCATCCTAGGAAGTGACGCGGCACGTCTGCCCTTCACACTTACCCCCATGACCGCATCAGCAACAGACAGCGAGGGCAGCCGTTTGGTACAGCACCACGAACTGTTCCGTTATGGTCCCAATTTCATGCAACCAGCTTTGCTGTGTATCGCCCGAAAAAGTGGAGatgaggcagcagcagcaatagCAGCGCGCAACGCCGAACGCCTTGAGACTCTGTCTGTGGTAGAAAAACTCGCTGCCGTCACGAAGGGAACAGAGAAGTCACTTGGGTATGTGCAAAGATGTTGCTTCTTGTCGACGCCCTCCCACGCAGGCCAGGCCGCctcaccatcgctgcctAGCACCGTTGCTCCATCTGATGTCAGTACTGTGTTAGTGGTGCGCCACATAGCCGCATCGAGGGTAGCATTAtgcggcgaggaggcaatTACCAGTTCACAAGTGCGTCCTCCAGGGGAGATGAAACCACTTGCCCTTTACTTGCTGGAGGAATGCTGCCAATACGGGCGTGTTTTGTCGTACTACGCCTATGAAACAGCTCCGACGACGATTGTGGACACTGCAGAGGACAGGCAGGAAGTTGGCGGGAGCGACGTAGAGGGGCTTGCAGCGCAAACAGTGACAGCGATGGAGGGAGAACAGCCACTTGTTACTGCGGGACAACTCACAACTGCATCCCTCTTTATTGAGTTCGCCAGCGCTGATGCTGCAGTAGAGGCAATTCGGCTCTTTTCGCGCCGTTTCGCCCTccaacaccagcagctgcagtcgcgAGGTACACCTGCTCGTCTTCCGCGGGCTCGCCTGTTTACTAATCGCACATACTACGagggggtgctgcaggagctgtcATCGCAGATGCTCAACGACGGAACTGTTGACAGCGGCCGGagcgctgacgacgacgacagtcGCTTCGGCGACCTTCATATATCCCTACTCGCGGAGTAG
- a CDS encoding hypothetical protein (TriTrypDB/GeneDB-style sysID: LpmP.06.0390) has translation MSHMTADLEYFKCDMCGVYLHRDIFCDHRRDCHGLGSTQLKRGECQRLAEALGRETRKLLLNKDGGDMRATSSSRGRAHPQTNVACTTTLAAGACKGVEARAESTMDAEGAAVTSSGQALLSSSVSVSSVSAGGVVPISATLSTEAMEKRQEARTRRTVSDRYQAGLDAKLSLLLTEDKKAALLGFLNS, from the coding sequence ATGTCGCACATGACAGCTGATCTCGAGTACTTCAAGTGCGACATGTGCGGCGTGTACCTCCATCGAGATATTTTCTGTGATCATCGACGGGATTGTCACGGTCTGGGTAGCACGCAACTGAAGCGCGGTGAGTGTCAGCGACTTGCCGAAGCGCTTGGGCGGGAGACCCGCAAGCTGCTGTTGAACAAGGATGGCGGTGACATGCGTGCGACCTCTTCCAGTCGAGGTAGAGCACACCCCCAGACTAACGTTGCTTGCACGACCACGCTGGCCGCCGGGGCATGCAAAGGCGTGGAGGCGCGTGCTGAGTCGACCATGGATGCTGAAGGAGCGGCTGTGACGTCCTCAGGACAAGCGCTGCTCTCATCTTCTGTCTCTGTGTCGAGCGTCAGTGCCGGCGGTGTGGTGCCCATCAGTGCGACGTTGTCGACGGAAGCGATGGAGAAGCGGCAGGAGGCGCGAACGCGGCGCACCGTGTCAGACCGCTATCAAGCTGGCTTAGATGCGAAGCTCAGCTTGTTACTCACAGAGGACAAGAAGGCGGCATTGCTAGGCTTCTTGAATTCCTAA